Genomic segment of Alcanivorax borkumensis SK2:
GAAGCCCCTGCATCAAACTTCGACCGAAGCGGCGGTAACGGCCCTAGCTTCTTAAAGGTGAAGGTCTGGTGGTCATTCATGAACGAATGCCCCACATCGTCATAGCTGCGAATATCATGCGGCACTCCCAGCGATTCCATATGGCTGGCCAGTCGTTCACCATGATCACCGAACAGCATATCTTGCTTGCCCCAACCTCCCACCGCAGGGCAAATACCACGTAACGTCTCGGCCTTTTTCGGAATACCACCATAGAAAGGAGCGACGACCTGCACCGGCGCCTGGCTGGCATAGAGCACGGCGAAACGCCCCCCCATACAAAAGCCCATAACACCCACCTGGGATACCGGCTCATCCGTCTGCGCTAGCAACCATTTACGGCAAGCCTCCAGCTGAACAAACGCGGTTCCTTTGCCGGTTTCATGGGCCTTAAGGGTTTTCACCACACACAGTGCCTTACTGCCAGGCAAGTCATAGAGATCGGGTACCAGCACCGGATAACCGTTATCCGCCAAACGCGTGGCAATACGCTCAATGTCATCGGTATAGCCAAAAATATCGTGGATGGCGATCACCGCCGCCTTATGTGGCTGGGGGCCTGCTGGCCGCAGCCAACGAGCGCGCATTACATGCCCGTCGGGAAGGGCAATCCCTACCGGTTGATTCGTCATGGAGCATCCTCATTATTGGGGTACATTACCCGGTAGCGTAGCGCGAAATACGGCCAGGGAAAGCGGCTCTTGCTGAATTGGCCCAACCGGCCCTAAGTGAAAAGTGAAAGACGCTATCGAAACACAACAGGCTGCTACGGGCGTGTCACTGCTATTTGCTCGGCTGCACACAAAGCACGCAAATCATCTTGGTCTGTAACTTGGCAGGTCAGCGTGATACTCACGTGCTCGCCATATGTCACCTCCCCCAGCTGTGCTGCATGCTGTTCGGCCCAGAGCCGTATCCGCTGTTCCAGAGCAAACGGCACCGCCAGCGTTAGCGTCACCTGCGGCGAGTGCTCCACCCGCTCCACTTCTGACAGCACAGCTTGTGCCGCAGCGCCGTAGGCTCGCACCAAGCCACCGGCACCAAGTTTTACCCCGCCAAAATAACGAATCACCACCACCAGCACATCGCTTATACCCTTGTGCTGAATCACATTAAAAATGGGCTTCCCTGCCGTACCCGAAGGCTCGCCATCATCATTCATGGCCGCTTGAGCAGAGGCCGGGCTGCCCAGCAAATAGGCGTAACAATGGTGGGTTGCATCCGGGTACCGACGACGAGCCTCATCCACTATTGCCATGGCCTCTGCTCGCCGGGTTACCGGCCTCAACCAAGCGATGAAACGGCTTTTATTGATGACGATTTCGCAATCAATCGGCGATGCGGGAACGGGATAACCGTCGATGTTGGGCCTCCGGGCAAAGATGGGACACAAGCGGCTATGATAAGGTAGTTTCTTCTATGACCGAACCTTTGATCACCATGAGCATGCGCCAACACAAAAACCCGGACAGCCTACGCCGGCGCCAGCAACTCGCCATCTTCATGGCGCTATTGGTCAGTGGCATTATGTTCGCGCCCCTGACTCTCGCGCTTTATAACGATGGCAGCGTACTTTTTCTTATTCTGGGTTTGCTGCTTTGGCTAGGGGTGGGTCGATTTATCTATCACCTGCTGGCCCCCGCAACGCAACCCGGCACTCCAAAGGCCGCCAGCACTGCAGCATTAAACAAAGACAAAGAACATCCGCAGTAATCAGAGGTGAGCATGCTTTGGCCGAGGCCGTAGTGGCCTGCACCTCAAACCCTATGCTGAATATCAGTCGGCGGTTTCGCAAACAAAAAAGCC
This window contains:
- a CDS encoding dienelactone hydrolase family protein; translated protein: MTNQPVGIALPDGHVMRARWLRPAGPQPHKAAVIAIHDIFGYTDDIERIATRLADNGYPVLVPDLYDLPGSKALCVVKTLKAHETGKGTAFVQLEACRKWLLAQTDEPVSQVGVMGFCMGGRFAVLYASQAPVQVVAPFYGGIPKKAETLRGICPAVGGWGKQDMLFGDHGERLASHMESLGVPHDIRSYDDVGHSFMNDHQTFTFKKLGPLPPLRSKFDAGASEDSWQRVLAFFEKVFSGELDATA
- a CDS encoding IMPACT family protein, translated to MCPIFARRPNIDGYPVPASPIDCEIVINKSRFIAWLRPVTRRAEAMAIVDEARRRYPDATHHCYAYLLGSPASAQAAMNDDGEPSGTAGKPIFNVIQHKGISDVLVVVIRYFGGVKLGAGGLVRAYGAAAQAVLSEVERVEHSPQVTLTLAVPFALEQRIRLWAEQHAAQLGEVTYGEHVSITLTCQVTDQDDLRALCAAEQIAVTRP